From Cotesia glomerata isolate CgM1 linkage group LG2, MPM_Cglom_v2.3, whole genome shotgun sequence, a single genomic window includes:
- the LOC123260051 gene encoding uncharacterized protein LOC123260051 has protein sequence MKEAIWATYYHYSSTDTKPQHDNCPKGPDSWCAWQRASATNTLSSFKHEYTPLPDEVLIATKAIYDDLSKDELLERCVGGFTQNNNESFNQLIWKITPKILPAGSKIVNIAALVAACIFNEGTSALLLIMHGMDLKLGRNSHEYARISDENRVCAAEKKSASETREARIRHRQEQKDALDIATAAGSLLYGPGIDDSL, from the exons atgaaagaggcTATATGGGCTACCTATTATCACTATAGCTCTACAGATACAAAACCTCAGCACGATAACTGCCCAAAAGGTCCAGACTCTTGGTGCGCTTGGCAACGAGCATCAGCTACAAATACTCTTTCATCATTTAAACATGAGTATACTCCATTACCAGATGAAGTTTTGATTGCTACGAAAGCAATATATGATGATCTCAGTAAGGATGAGCTTCTTGAACGGTGTGTTGGTGGTTTCACACAAAATAACAACGAGAGCTTCAACCAGTTGATCTGgaaaattactccaaaaataCTTCCTGCTGGTTCAAAGATTGTTAATATTGCGGCATTGGTCGCTGCTTGTATCTTCAATGAAGGAACATCagctttattattgattatgcACGGTATGGATTTAAAATTAGGCCGAAACTCCCACGAATATGCCCGAATTTCGGATGAAAACCGTGTATGCGCAGCCGAAAAAAAATCTGCGAGCGAGACTCGCGAAGCCAGAATCCGTCATCGACAGGAGCAAAAGGATGCCCTGGACATTGCAACTGCTGCAGGATCTTTACTTTATGGCCCAGGAATCGACGATTCACT atGA